The following are encoded together in the Humulus lupulus chromosome 5, drHumLupu1.1, whole genome shotgun sequence genome:
- the LOC133778483 gene encoding probable polygalacturonase → MKVVGVVAVVLLVLLGTINGVVLVESRSKSRRKSNEFEYSYSAISCRSKSVSLAGFGGVGDGTTSNTKAFQSAINYLSRFSSESKGGSLLYVPPGKWLTGTFNLTSHFTLFLDKNALLLASQDENEWPLLAPLPSYGLRGNSTGGRFSSLIFGTNLTDVVITGDNGTIHGQGESWWKKYRAGELNHERPFLIELLFSENVQISNITLIDSPNWNIHPVYCNNVIIQGITILAPVTSPNTDGINPDSCTNTRIEDCYIVSGDDCVAIKSGLDKAGIAFGMPTKHLIIRRLTCISPTSAVIGLGSEMSGGIQNVRAEDIVAINSESGVRIKTGRGRGGFVKDIYVRRVRMSTMRWVFWMTGKYSLHDSSGGYDPDALPVIDNINYLDMVAENVTMAGSLDGISGDPFTGLCISNVTIGLAKKAKKLQWNCTDVSGISSGVVPKICELLNDQGSEKRTACDFPQDILPIDDVKLNKCFFRA, encoded by the exons ATGAAAGTAGTGGGAGTAGTAGCGGTAGTATTGTTGGTTTTGTTGGGCACAATTAATGGAGTAGTGTTGGTAGAAAGCCGATCAAAATCAAGAAGAAAGAGCAATGAGTTTGAGTACTCATACTCCGCCATTAGTTGCAGATCCAAGAGTGTGTCGTTGGCTGGTTTTGGAGGAGTTGGGGATGGAACGACATCAAACACCAAGGCGTTTCAGTCTGCCATCAACTATCTGAGTCGTTTCTCGTCAGAGTCGAAGGGTGGGTCCCTTCTCTATGTCCCACCTGGAAAGTGGTTGACCGGAACCTTCAATCTCACCAGCCACTTCACTCTCTTCCTTGATAAAAATGCTCTTCTACTCGCTTCTCAG GATGAGAATGAATGGCCACTGCTTGCACCTTTGCCATCATATGGATTAAGAGGCAATTCAACAGGTGGAAGATTCAGTAGTCTCATCTTTGGAACCAATCTTACTGATGTTGTAATTACAG GGGACAATGGCACTATTCATGGTCAAGGTGAATCATGGTGGAAAAAGTACCGTGCTGGAGAGCTAAACCATGAGAGGCCATTCCTGATTGAACTCTTGTTTTCTGAGAATGTTCAAATATCTAATATCACTTTGATTGATTCTCCTAATTGGAACATACATCCTGTTTATTGCAACAATGTTATTATTCAAGGCATCACAATCCTTGCTCCTGTAACATCTCCAAACACTGATGGTATCAATCCTG ACTCTTGCACCAATACCAGAATTGAGGATTGTTACATTGTCTCTGGAGATGATTGTGTGGCAATCAAGAGTGGTTTGGACAAAGCTGGCATTGCTTTTGGTATGCCAACCAAACACCTCATCATCAGACGCCTCACCTGCATATCTCCGACCAGCGCTGTGATCGGTCTTGGGAGCGAGATGTCTGGTGGGATTCAGAATGTGAGGGCGGAGGACATTGTCGCCATCAATTCAGAGTCAGGAGTTCGGATCAAAACAGGCAGAGGAAGAGGAGGGTTTGTCAAGGATATCTATGTAAGAAGGGTGAGAATGAGTACCATGAGATGGGTGTTTTGGATGACAGGGAAATATAGCCTTCATGACAGTAGTGGTGGTTATGATCCTGATGCTCTACCGGTGATTGACAACATAAATTACCTTGACATGGTTGCTGAGAATGTGACAATGGCAGGCTCCTTGGATGGAATCTCAGGAGACCCTTTTACTGGACTATGCATCTCCAATGTCACAATTGGACTGGCAAAGAAAGCAAAGAAACTGCAATGGAATTGTACGGACGTTAGTGGGATTTCAAGTGGTGTAGTTCCAAAGATCTGTGAGCTACTCAATGACCAGGGCTCAGAGAAGAGAACAGCTTGTGATTTCCCACAGGACATCTTGCCTATTGATGATGTTAAACTCAACAAGTGTTTTTTCAGGGCCTAG
- the LOC133778484 gene encoding mitogen-activated protein kinase homolog MMK2-like translates to MAAKESSSASSNDTKIKGVLTHGGRYVQYNVYGNLFEVSSKYVPPIRPIGRGAYGIVCAAVNSDTHEEVAIKKIGNAFDNRIDAKRTLREIKLLRHMDHENVIAVKDIIRPPKKETFNDVYIVYELMDTDLHQIIRSDQQLTDDHCQYFLYQLLRGLKYVHSANVLHRDLKPSNLLLNSNCDLKIGDFGLARTTSEADFMTEYVVTRWYRAPELLLNCSEYTAAIDIWSVGCILGEIMTREPLFPGKDYVHQLRLILELIGSPDDASLGFLRSDNARRYMKQFPQCRKQQFAAKFPNMSPGAMDLLEKMLVFDPTKRITVEEALCHPYLASLHDIGDEPVCSRPFSFDFEHPSCSEDHIKELIWRESVKFNPDPAY, encoded by the exons ATGGCTGCCAAAGAGTCGAGCTCTGCTTCTTCAAATGATACTAAAATCAAAGGCGTGCTCACTCATGGTGGTCGATACGTTCAGTATAATGTGTATGGCAACTTGTTTGAGGTCTCAAGCAAGTACGTTCCTCCTATTCGTCCTATCGGTAGAGGAGCTTATGGCATTGTTTG TGCTGCTGTCAATTCAGACACACACGAGGAAGTTGCCATCAAGAAGATTGGTAATGCATTCGACAATAGAATAGATGCCAAAAGGACATTGAGAGAAATCAAGCTCCTTCGCCACATGGACCATGAAAAT GTTATTGCCGTTAAGGACATCATACGGCCACCAAAGAAGGAGACCTTCAATGATGTGTATATTGTTTATGAATTGATGGATACTGATCTTCATCAGATCATTCGCTCTGACCAACAACTAACTGATGATCACTGTCAG TACTTTCTGTATCAGCTGTTACGTGGACTGAAGTATGTTCACTCAGCCAATGTTTTGCACCGTGATCTTAAGCCCAGTAATTTGCTCCTAAATTCTAACTGTGACCTTAAAATTGGAGACTTTGGATTGGCAAGGACAACATCTGAGGCAGATTTCATGACCGAGTATGTTGTTACTCGTTGGTACCGAGCACCAGAGTTGCTCCTTAACTGCTCAGAGTACACAGCTGCTATTGATATATGGTCTGTCGGCTGCATCCTTGGTGAAATTATGACCAGAGAGCCTTTATTCCCTGGGAAAGATTATGTTCATCAGTTGAGACTTATCTTAGAG TTAATAGGCTCACCTGATGATGCTAGCCTTGGATTTCTCCGAAGTGATAATGCCCGAAGATACATGAAACAATTTCCACAATGCCGGAAGCAACAATTTGCTGCTAAATTCCCCAACATGTCTCCTGGAGCCATGGATCTGCTCGAGAAAATGCTCGTCTTTGATCCCACTAAGCGCATTACTG TTGAAGAGGCACTTTGTCACCCATACTTGGCATCCCTTCACGATATTGGCGATGAACCTGTGTGCTCTAGGCCTTTCAGTTTTGATTTTGAGCATCCATCATGCAGTGAAGATCACATTAAAGAGCTCATCTGGAGGGAATCAGTGAAGTTCAACCCAGACCCTGCCTATTAA